In one window of Candidatus Aegiribacteria sp. DNA:
- a CDS encoding FAD-binding protein — MPYPESLKKLIEKVEVTRAARVERKKKDEEFPALKLDERGPILENFHPDFIEGTRREIKVGPSKGYAISNEMVDILEAKSRVNPDMVNLSEPDYETDVLVIGAGGAGTAAAILAAENGAKVLIATKLRHGDANTMMAEGGIQAADKIGKDSPYYHYLDILGGGHFVNDPKLVYTMVQNAPDALRWLEGLGTSFSKFEDGKMKTMHGGGTCRKRMHYAADITGAEIMKTIRDECRNHTDMIDVIEFCPAVEIALDEHGRCAGAVLYNLETAEYHFVKAKAVIITTGGSGRLHIQKFMTTNHYGATADGIVMAYRAGVPISFLHTVQYHPTGVVFPEQAEGILITEKFRGAGANVLNIKGEQFVYEREPRDVEAACIIRECSPGGRGNGVPTPTGKFGVWLDSPMIDMLKGEGTVRKEFPGKHILFRRFGIDISKEPMLIHPTLHYQNGGLDINCSCETNVPGLYAAGEVAGGIHGENRLMGNSLLDVIVFGRIAGTCAAEYIKDHGEIGEVNLDHVKRYNEEVEDAGIEGNRIAPMILPDYSNPEVREKQLTKDYFGTLS; from the coding sequence ATGCCGTATCCTGAATCGCTGAAAAAACTCATTGAGAAGGTTGAAGTCACCCGTGCGGCCAGGGTGGAACGGAAAAAGAAGGATGAGGAATTTCCTGCATTGAAACTTGATGAGCGTGGTCCGATCCTTGAGAACTTCCACCCGGATTTCATCGAAGGAACACGACGGGAGATCAAAGTCGGCCCCAGCAAGGGTTACGCCATCAGTAATGAAATGGTGGACATCCTTGAAGCTAAAAGCAGAGTAAATCCAGATATGGTCAACCTTTCCGAACCCGATTACGAAACGGATGTTCTTGTTATCGGCGCAGGTGGAGCCGGAACCGCGGCTGCCATTCTAGCGGCAGAAAACGGCGCAAAAGTTCTGATAGCGACAAAACTCCGCCACGGAGACGCGAACACAATGATGGCCGAGGGTGGCATACAGGCGGCCGATAAGATCGGGAAGGATTCCCCTTACTACCACTACCTGGATATTCTGGGAGGCGGACACTTCGTAAACGATCCGAAGCTTGTATACACCATGGTTCAGAATGCGCCTGATGCATTAAGATGGCTTGAGGGTTTGGGCACGTCGTTCTCCAAATTCGAGGACGGCAAAATGAAGACGATGCACGGTGGAGGAACATGCCGCAAAAGGATGCACTACGCCGCCGACATCACCGGCGCTGAGATAATGAAGACCATCCGTGATGAATGCAGGAATCACACGGACATGATCGATGTAATAGAATTCTGTCCTGCGGTGGAAATAGCACTTGATGAACATGGACGCTGTGCTGGAGCTGTTCTCTACAATCTTGAAACAGCCGAGTACCATTTCGTAAAAGCAAAGGCTGTCATCATCACCACAGGAGGCAGTGGAAGGCTTCACATACAAAAATTCATGACCACCAACCATTACGGCGCAACTGCAGACGGCATCGTAATGGCTTACAGAGCGGGTGTACCAATCTCCTTCCTTCATACGGTTCAATATCATCCTACAGGTGTTGTTTTCCCGGAACAGGCCGAGGGTATACTTATAACCGAGAAATTCCGTGGCGCGGGAGCGAATGTCCTTAACATCAAAGGTGAACAATTCGTCTACGAACGTGAACCAAGGGATGTGGAAGCAGCCTGCATTATCCGTGAATGCAGCCCCGGTGGAAGGGGCAACGGAGTTCCCACACCCACGGGCAAATTCGGAGTATGGCTTGATTCCCCCATGATCGACATGCTTAAAGGAGAAGGCACTGTAAGGAAGGAATTTCCCGGCAAGCATATTCTTTTCAGAAGGTTCGGAATCGATATTTCAAAAGAACCCATGCTTATTCACCCGACACTTCACTACCAGAATGGCGGTCTTGATATAAACTGCAGCTGCGAAACCAATGTGCCCGGTCTTTACGCTGCTGGCGAAGTAGCCGGAGGTATCCATGGTGAAAACAGGCTCATGGGCAACTCCCTTCTGGATGTTATCGTATTCGGCAGAATAGCGGGCACCTGCGCGGCCGAATACATAAAGGATCATGGTGAAATTGGCGAAGTGAACCTTGATCACGTCAAACGCTACAACGAAGAAGTCGAGGATGCGGGAATAGAGGGCAATAGAATAGCACCCATGATACTCCCGGATTACAGCAACCCTGAGGTCAGAGAAAAACAACTCACGAAGGATTACTTCGGAACACTGTCGTAA
- a CDS encoding 4Fe-4S dicluster domain-containing protein, which yields MTKPSKKPVDELVPIFFMGKRYDVPASLTIQKALEYAGYQHIRGCGCRGGVCGACGTVYRIPDSYKLQVGLACQTVVQPGMHLMILPYYPGNRSEFDIEELNGTGGEVAALYPEIFKCIGCNSCTQGCPMDIDVMHYMAQAIRGDIAGVAETSFDCIMCGLCASRCPAEEVQFNVAILARRLHARYGHPRAMHLKERVREIEDGKFEEPLRDLMSKPTEELKELYKSREGEPQFAEEDWTPQDARYV from the coding sequence ATGACAAAACCTTCCAAAAAACCCGTGGACGAACTGGTTCCCATCTTCTTTATGGGGAAAAGGTACGATGTGCCGGCAAGTCTGACAATTCAGAAAGCGCTGGAATATGCGGGTTATCAGCATATAAGAGGCTGTGGCTGCCGTGGGGGGGTATGTGGTGCCTGCGGTACCGTGTACAGAATACCTGACAGCTACAAACTGCAGGTGGGCCTTGCCTGCCAGACCGTAGTACAACCGGGAATGCACCTGATGATATTGCCTTACTACCCCGGCAACAGATCCGAATTCGATATAGAGGAATTAAACGGAACCGGCGGCGAAGTTGCAGCTCTGTACCCCGAGATATTCAAATGCATAGGATGCAATTCATGCACTCAGGGATGCCCCATGGACATAGACGTAATGCACTATATGGCTCAGGCTATCAGAGGTGATATTGCCGGAGTGGCAGAAACCTCCTTTGACTGTATCATGTGTGGCCTCTGCGCTTCAAGATGTCCTGCGGAGGAGGTTCAGTTCAATGTTGCCATCCTCGCCCGGAGACTGCACGCGAGGTATGGACACCCAAGAGCCATGCATCTTAAGGAGAGGGTCAGGGAGATCGAGGATGGAAAATTCGAAGAACCCCTGAGAGATCTGATGAGCAAACCAACTGAAGAACTGAAGGAATTGTACAAATCCCGAGAAGGGGAACCGCAGTTCGCGGAGGAAGACTGGACACCTCAGGATGCGAGGTATGTCTGA
- a CDS encoding CoB--CoM heterodisulfide reductase iron-sulfur subunit A family protein, whose translation MKRIGVFVCHCGINIAETVDVKRVAEEVLKMPGVAYTQDYIYMCSDPGQALVREKIKEEKLDAVIIAACSPNLHESTFRAAAEEAGLNPWQCEIANIREQCSWIHSNREKATEKAIKIVGTLVEKSRLNESLEPIPVSIKKKALVIGGGIAGIQAALDIADSGYKVILVEKDSSIGGHMAQLSETFPTLDCSQCILTPKMVAAGKHPNIELMTYSEIEEIAGYVGNFNVKIRRKAPFVDWDKCTGCGLCMEKCPAKVPSVFDRELITHGAIYVPFPQAVPNKPVIDKNSCIYFKTGKCRLCEKVCEINAINFEQEDRFIEEEIGAIIVATGYDTLPITDLTEYGAGNVPDVIDGLAFERLLSASGPTTGDVRRPSDGMVPKEIVFVQCAGSRDPERYRPYCSKICCMYTTKHALLYKHRVHDGQPYIFYIDIRTGGKGYEEFYHNAEEEEGIIYLRGKVAKIFRDGEKTVVWGTDTLTGRNVEIEADLVVLATAVVPTDSTAELVKTLRIQTGPNGFLAEAHPKLRPVESINSGFFLAGAAQGPKDIPETVAQASAAACKVISLFSRDHLEQDPTIAWVDEDLCSGCQTCVPVCPYDAREYDEERNVVIVNEALCEGCGSCVAACVSGATQQKNLSDSQIKSMVTAGLGGE comes from the coding sequence ATGAAAAGAATAGGAGTCTTCGTCTGCCACTGCGGTATAAATATAGCGGAAACGGTTGACGTTAAACGTGTGGCTGAAGAAGTGCTTAAAATGCCCGGTGTAGCGTATACACAGGATTATATCTACATGTGTTCCGATCCGGGGCAGGCCCTCGTCCGTGAAAAGATAAAGGAAGAAAAGCTGGATGCGGTTATCATCGCCGCCTGCTCCCCCAATCTTCATGAATCCACCTTCAGGGCGGCCGCAGAGGAGGCGGGTCTGAATCCCTGGCAGTGCGAGATAGCGAATATCCGTGAACAGTGCAGCTGGATTCATTCGAACAGGGAGAAGGCCACCGAGAAAGCGATAAAAATAGTTGGCACTCTGGTTGAAAAATCAAGGTTGAACGAATCTCTTGAACCTATCCCTGTTTCAATCAAGAAAAAGGCTCTTGTGATAGGGGGCGGAATCGCCGGTATCCAGGCTGCTCTGGATATCGCTGACTCAGGCTACAAGGTTATTCTCGTAGAGAAGGATTCTTCAATAGGCGGGCATATGGCCCAGCTTTCGGAAACATTTCCCACTCTTGACTGCTCTCAGTGCATACTTACTCCGAAGATGGTCGCAGCGGGTAAACACCCGAATATCGAACTCATGACCTACTCCGAGATCGAAGAGATTGCCGGATACGTGGGCAATTTTAATGTAAAGATAAGGCGGAAAGCCCCCTTTGTGGACTGGGACAAGTGTACAGGCTGCGGTCTTTGCATGGAGAAATGTCCCGCAAAAGTTCCCTCGGTTTTTGACAGGGAACTCATAACGCACGGAGCTATCTACGTACCCTTCCCCCAGGCGGTTCCCAACAAACCGGTGATCGATAAGAACAGCTGCATATACTTCAAAACCGGAAAATGCCGTCTCTGCGAGAAGGTCTGCGAAATAAACGCCATTAATTTCGAGCAGGAAGATCGCTTCATTGAGGAGGAAATCGGAGCCATTATCGTAGCTACCGGTTACGATACTCTTCCAATAACCGACCTCACCGAATACGGTGCGGGTAACGTTCCCGATGTTATTGACGGACTTGCTTTCGAACGGCTTCTGTCCGCTTCGGGTCCAACAACAGGAGATGTAAGAAGACCCTCGGACGGCATGGTTCCCAAGGAGATTGTATTCGTTCAATGTGCCGGATCGAGGGATCCCGAGCGTTACAGACCCTATTGCTCCAAGATCTGTTGCATGTATACAACCAAGCATGCGCTTCTTTACAAACACCGGGTTCACGATGGCCAGCCCTACATTTTCTATATAGACATCAGAACCGGTGGAAAAGGTTACGAAGAATTCTACCACAACGCCGAGGAAGAAGAGGGCATCATCTATCTGCGCGGCAAGGTCGCGAAAATATTCCGTGATGGTGAGAAAACTGTGGTCTGGGGAACGGACACTCTTACAGGCAGGAATGTAGAGATAGAGGCTGATCTTGTTGTTCTTGCCACTGCAGTGGTTCCGACGGACAGCACAGCAGAGCTTGTTAAGACACTCAGAATACAAACAGGACCCAACGGCTTCCTTGCCGAGGCTCATCCGAAGCTGCGCCCGGTGGAAAGCATCAACAGCGGTTTCTTTTTAGCTGGTGCGGCCCAGGGCCCCAAGGATATACCGGAAACCGTTGCACAGGCAAGCGCTGCCGCATGCAAAGTGATTTCCCTTTTCTCAAGGGATCACCTGGAACAAGACCCAACAATCGCATGGGTTGATGAAGACCTCTGCAGCGGCTGCCAGACCTGCGTTCCGGTCTGTCCCTACGATGCCCGGGAATACGATGAAGAAAGAAATGTTGTAATCGTAAACGAGGCTCTCTGCGAGGGATGCGGTTCCTGCGTGGCCGCTTGCGTCAGTGGAGCGACTCAACAGAAGAATCTTTCGGATTCTCAGATAAAATCAATGGTTACAGCCGGTCTGGGAGGTGAGTGA
- a CDS encoding CoB--CoM heterodisulfide reductase iron-sulfur subunit B family protein, with translation MAKVAYYPGCALKERSSHLDRSARDATLKLGFELDELDTWTCCGAVPPVSEERIMNLIAPSRILKNVRDSGRDILITICDFCYNTLKRTNFSIRSDEIVRKRINAFLADDTPERDYLEKDDSEWVDYTGEVKVIHLMEYLRDELGYEKITENLKRSLKGLKIAPYYGCVMLRPQDEIQLDDPENPSIIEDFITALDACPVKYPYRTECCGSYLSVSSPDASTRLCYRILNSASENGADAIVVSCPLCFYNLDSRQKAIVEAFPDFKPVPIFYFTQLLSVALGVEHDRQGFEKHYIDVTPILDRIVDSSVKGDEE, from the coding sequence ATGGCCAAGGTTGCCTACTATCCGGGCTGTGCCCTTAAAGAGCGGTCTTCCCATCTCGACCGCTCAGCACGGGATGCTACCTTGAAACTGGGTTTCGAGCTTGACGAGCTGGATACATGGACCTGCTGCGGGGCGGTTCCCCCGGTATCGGAAGAAAGGATAATGAATCTCATCGCCCCTTCCAGAATTCTCAAAAATGTAAGAGACTCTGGAAGAGATATTCTCATTACTATATGTGATTTCTGCTACAATACGCTTAAACGAACGAATTTCAGTATCAGATCCGATGAAATTGTCAGAAAAAGAATAAATGCTTTCCTTGCAGATGATACACCTGAAAGGGATTATCTCGAAAAGGATGATTCCGAGTGGGTGGATTATACCGGGGAGGTGAAAGTCATTCATCTCATGGAATATCTGCGCGATGAACTGGGCTACGAAAAAATCACTGAAAACCTCAAAAGATCCCTGAAGGGACTCAAGATCGCTCCTTATTACGGTTGCGTCATGCTCCGGCCCCAGGATGAGATACAGCTGGATGATCCTGAGAACCCATCGATAATCGAGGATTTCATCACCGCTCTTGATGCCTGCCCTGTCAAGTATCCTTACCGTACCGAATGCTGCGGTTCGTACCTATCTGTATCCAGCCCTGATGCTTCAACCAGGCTCTGTTACAGAATACTCAATTCAGCCAGTGAAAACGGTGCAGACGCGATAGTGGTCAGCTGCCCTCTCTGTTTTTACAATCTTGATTCAAGACAGAAGGCAATCGTTGAAGCCTTTCCGGATTTCAAGCCCGTTCCGATATTCTATTTTACTCAGCTTCTATCAGTTGCTCTCGGTGTTGAACACGACAGACAGGGTTTTGAAAAACATTACATAGACGTCACCCCGATTCTGGACAGGATCGTCGACAGCTCAGTAAAGGGGGATGAAGAATGA
- a CDS encoding 4Fe-4S dicluster domain-containing protein: MSENMGLAPPENPPIQLTRKMVSSGFKKRVNELSGQPVDACYQCGNCSSGCPLAQEMAILPNRIIRLVQLGQKDDIIHSNTIWICASCFQCTVRCPKGIDIQAVMDTLRQIALEEGVDHFGPDQIDPALAAEVPQPGLVGVYRKLST; the protein is encoded by the coding sequence ATGAGTGAAAATATGGGGCTGGCTCCACCTGAAAACCCTCCAATCCAGCTGACCCGTAAAATGGTCAGCTCCGGGTTCAAAAAGCGGGTGAATGAACTGAGCGGACAACCTGTTGATGCCTGCTATCAATGCGGAAACTGCTCATCCGGATGTCCACTTGCTCAGGAAATGGCCATTCTCCCCAACAGGATAATACGACTGGTTCAACTGGGCCAGAAGGATGACATTATCCACAGTAACACGATATGGATCTGCGCAAGTTGCTTCCAGTGTACAGTCAGATGTCCCAAAGGAATCGACATACAGGCTGTAATGGATACCCTAAGGCAGATTGCGCTTGAAGAAGGAGTTGACCATTTCGGTCCGGATCAGATAGATCCGGCGCTCGCGGCTGAAGTCCCACAACCGGGACTCGTCGGAGTTTACAGAAAACTGTCAACCTAG
- a CDS encoding PorV/PorQ family protein, translating to MNKFLAAVMLVMVIGSASADTAGFAFLQVPTGARAVAMGGAFTAVPGDPMGLYWNPATLAGMQEQMFTSTYTGYLMDMQAGFAGWVNPSDNDLVGVSVNYFYGGTFTRTSMTNPTGNGEEFSTNSVSLGGTYVYKFGPSLSVGTTAKFVYSSIDTYSGNAFLVDVGAWYKPALISFGFAVRNAGIQTKAFYQENDPVPTTIAAGASADFLDDKLLVALDVSYPLHGDFDTALGVEYSPMEMLSLRAGGNLHDKDAADNAGGSIIDALAFGAGTNWNRFSLDYAFKPFADLGNIHRFSLGFAL from the coding sequence ATGAATAAATTTCTGGCAGCAGTCATGCTGGTAATGGTAATAGGCTCTGCATCCGCTGATACGGCAGGTTTCGCCTTCCTGCAGGTTCCCACCGGAGCCAGAGCGGTCGCGATGGGTGGCGCTTTCACAGCAGTTCCCGGAGATCCTATGGGACTTTACTGGAATCCCGCTACATTGGCTGGAATGCAGGAACAGATGTTCACTTCAACGTACACTGGTTACCTGATGGATATGCAGGCAGGCTTTGCGGGATGGGTTAATCCCTCGGATAATGACCTTGTGGGAGTTTCCGTGAATTATTTCTACGGAGGCACGTTTACTCGAACTTCGATGACGAATCCAACAGGTAATGGCGAAGAGTTCAGCACGAACAGTGTTTCTCTCGGCGGAACCTATGTTTACAAATTTGGTCCGTCCCTTTCCGTAGGAACCACTGCGAAGTTCGTTTATTCAAGTATAGATACCTACAGTGGGAATGCATTCCTTGTAGACGTGGGGGCATGGTACAAACCGGCCCTGATCTCCTTCGGATTCGCCGTGAGAAACGCAGGCATTCAGACCAAGGCGTTCTATCAGGAAAACGATCCCGTACCAACTACAATCGCGGCGGGAGCGTCGGCTGACTTCCTCGACGACAAGCTACTGGTAGCTCTTGATGTAAGCTATCCGCTCCACGGGGATTTCGATACAGCTCTCGGCGTTGAATACTCCCCGATGGAGATGCTTTCCTTAAGAGCGGGGGGCAATCTTCATGATAAGGATGCCGCGGATAATGCCGGCGGAAGCATTATTGATGCACTCGCATTCGGAGCGGGAACAAACTGGAACAGGTTTTCTCTTGATTACGCATTCAAACCATTCGCTGATCTTGGGAATATTCACAGGTTCAGTCTGGGTTTTGCTCTGTGA